A genomic segment from Dioscorea cayenensis subsp. rotundata cultivar TDr96_F1 unplaced genomic scaffold, TDr96_F1_v2_PseudoChromosome.rev07_lg8_w22 25.fasta BLBR01000113.1, whole genome shotgun sequence encodes:
- the LOC120253528 gene encoding paraneoplastic antigen Ma6E-like, producing MARVHEWEGTGKVARSGRRRDWGRWAGPEGGGSGNDGSGAKGEAGGDGGAGLEGEGSGNDESGAEGQAGGDGGACAEEGGSGDDGSGVKGEAGGYDETGPGAEASGDGAAVPIGEAGGGLFGGVREKEGAWGWCCGSGR from the coding sequence ATGGCTCGGGTCCATGAGTGGGAAGGGACGGGGAAGGTGGCGCGGTCCGGGAGGAGGAGGGATTGGGGAAGGTGGGCGGGTCCGGAGGGAGGAGGGAGTGGGAATGACGGATCGGGTGCGAAGGGGGAAGCAGGTGGGGATGGTGGCGCGGGTCTGGAGGGGGAAGGGAGTGGAAATGACGAATCGGGTGCGGAGGGGCAAGCAGGTGGGGATGGCGGCGCGTGTGCGGAGGAGGGAGGAAGTGGGGATGACGGATCGGGTGTAAAGGGGGAAGCGGGTGGGTATGATGAGACGGGTCCGGGGGCGGAAGCGAGTGGGGATGGTGCAGCGGTGCCGATAGGGGAGGCCGGTGGGGGCCTGTTTGGCGGAGTGCGAGAGAAGGAAGGGGCGTGGGGATGGTGTTGTGGGTCCGGAAGATGA